A region of Vibrio chagasii DNA encodes the following proteins:
- the pgsA gene encoding CDP-diacylglycerol--glycerol-3-phosphate 3-phosphatidyltransferase — MRLNIPNILSLLRLFLIPVFVVVFYLPYQWAPFAAAMVFWVAGFTDWLDGMLARKLGQTSRFGAFIDPVADKVLVATALILITEHYHSIWVTIPAVTMIAREIIISALREWMAEIGKRASVAVSWVGKVKTVSQMFALWVLIWRYDDWMIWVGYIALYVATILTYWSMAQYLMAAKDDLLDEKHH; from the coding sequence ATGCGTTTGAATATACCTAACATTTTGTCCTTACTGAGACTATTTTTGATCCCAGTATTCGTTGTTGTTTTTTACCTACCTTACCAATGGGCTCCTTTTGCTGCTGCGATGGTTTTTTGGGTAGCGGGTTTTACTGACTGGTTAGATGGCATGCTTGCTCGTAAGCTAGGGCAAACGTCTCGTTTTGGTGCCTTTATTGACCCAGTCGCAGACAAAGTGCTGGTTGCTACGGCTCTTATTTTGATTACCGAGCATTACCACTCAATTTGGGTCACTATCCCAGCTGTGACCATGATAGCTCGAGAGATCATCATCTCCGCACTTCGTGAGTGGATGGCTGAAATCGGTAAACGTGCAAGCGTCGCGGTTTCTTGGGTCGGTAAAGTTAAGACGGTTTCTCAGATGTTTGCGTTGTGGGTGCTTATCTGGCGCTATGACGATTGGATGATTTGGGTTGGCTACATTGCTCTGTACGTTGCAACGATTCTAACCTACTGGTCGATGGCACAATACTTAATGGCTGCCAAAGACGATTTGTTAGACGAAAAACACCATTGA